Genomic segment of Hyalangium ruber:
CCACCTGGGTGGAGTGCGAGGTGAAGAACAGCGCCACGCACGCGGCGTACCGCCTGGGCCCCAATGGCAAGCCGGTGGGCGAGCCGCTGGCGCCGGGCGAGGTGCTCTTCCGGGGCAAGCTGATGATGGCCGGCGCGGCCACCATGCCCTACTACGGCTACGGCTTCCGGATGTTCCCGTTCGCCGGGCAGCGGCGCGGGATGATGCACGTGCGGCTGGGCCAGGTTCAGGCCGCCAACGTGCTGGCGAACCTGCCCAAGCTCTGGGAGGGCCGCTGGTTCCCCGAGGGCATCCACGACTTCCACGCGAAGGAAGTGACGATCCGCTTCGAGCGGCCGATGCCCTTCCAGGTGGGTGGCGACGCGGCGGGCTACCGCGAAGAGGTGAAGCTGTCCGTGGCGCCCGAGACCGTGGAGCTGGTGGACTTCCAGGGCTCGGTGAACTGAGCCGGGCGGCGGAAGCGCCCCGCTCTGCCTGGGGCGCTACCCGCGGTCGCGCGAGGCCGGCGGCTTCTCTCCCGGCTCCTTGCGGCGGCCGATGATGAAGGCGTAGCTCACGCCGGCCTTGCCGTTCTGCTCGCGGTGGATGGCGATCTCCTCGCGCACCACCTTGGCCTGCTCCGGAGGAGCGGCGTCCAGGCGCCCTTCGATCTCCCGATACAGGTTGTCCAGCTCGAGATCCGTGAGCGACTCCGCGGACTCGGGCTCGTAGCCTTGCGCCTCCAGCTCCAGCAGCAGCTCGCGCGGCAGCAGGGGCGGCGCACCGAGGCGCTTCTCCCAGAACTCCAGGGCGGCCTTGGCCGTGTAGCGCCCTACCCTCGCCGGGTACGTCATCCCGATGCGCCCTCGCTTCGCCAGCAGCCGGCGCAGCGCGCCCAGGGTCGCGGTCAGGGGGTAGAACACCCGGCCCTGGATGAGGATGGCGTCGAACTCGCTCTCGGGGAGCCCCAGCCGCTCCAGGTCCACGCGCCGTGTCTCCACGCGGTCTCCCAGGCCCAGCGCCCGCACCCGCTCGCGCACCTGGGCGAGCAACGCGTCCTCGGTGTCAGCGGCAACCACCGAGCAGCCCATGTCGCGGGCGAGCAGCACCGCCGCGTTGTTCGGGCCGCAGCCGAGCACCAGCACCCGCGAGCCGGGCTCGAGCTGAGCCACCCGGGCAAAGCGGCGTGTCGCCTCATCGGAGCCGAAGGCCCGCCGGGCATCACCAGGGTAATAGAGCGGGAAGGGCCCGGCCGAACTCATGCAGTCTCGTCTTATACCCAACCCCGGAGGACTTCCAGCACGAGGCCAGGAACTGCCTCCCGCCAGGGCGCCTGGCCTCCCCTAGAGGTAGTAGATGACCCGCTTGTCCTGGTGGAGCTCGGCGTAGATGGCGCGGCGGTGCTCCTCGGACAGCAGGTACACCGAGACGCTCACCGACACGTACTTGCCCTTGCTGCTGGGCTGCTCGCGGATGGAGTCCGGAGAGATCTCCGTGCCCATGAGCCGCTTGAAGAGCGTGCGTACATACTCGGGGAAGTCGTGATCCTTCAGGCCCATCACCTTGAAGGTGTAGACGGCCGGGTACTCGATGAGGGGCTTCTTCTCCTCGCCTTCTGCCGGGGGTGTCCCCCCGCCATCCTTCTTCATGACACGTCTCGTCCGTCTGGCGCGCAGGCTCTAGAGCAGGTTCGCCGCGAGCTCGGCCAGGGCGCTGCGCTCACCCTTGGCCATGGTGATGTGGCCCGCGATCTTCTCGTTCTTGAAGCGGTTGACCACGTGAACGAGGCCATTGTTCGTCGCGTCCACGTAGGGGTTGTCGATCTGGAACGGGTCCCCGGTGAGAACGATCTTCGTGTTGTCGCCCACGCGGGTGATGATCGTCTTCACCTCGTGGGGAGTGAGATTCTGCGCCTCGTCCACGATGATGAACTGGTTGGGGATGCTGCGGCCGCGGATATACGTCAGCGGCTCGATCTCGATGAGCCCCAGGTCCACCAGCTCGTGGTAGCCGCGACCGGCCTTCTTGTCGGCGCGGCTGAGGTTCATCAGGAACTCCACGTTGTCGAAGATGGGCTGCATCCAGGGGTTGAGCTTCTCCTCGACGCTGCCCGGCAGGTAGCCGATGTCCCGGCCGAGCGGGAAGATGGGCCGGCTCACCAGCAGCTTGTGGTACAGGCTCTCCTCCGTCACCTTGTGGAGCCCCGCGGCGATCGCCATCAGCGTCTTGCCGGTGCCCGCCTTGCCCACGATGGTGACGAGCTTGATGTCGTCATTGAGCAGCAGGTCCAGCACGAAGGCCTGCTCCATGTTGCGCGGCCGGACGCCCCAGATGCCCTCCTTGATGGTGCGCAGCAGCGGCACCACCCGGCCCTTGCTCGCGTTGTAGCGGCCCATGGCCGTGTGCGAGGGGTTGATCTCGTCCTTGAGCAGCACGCACTGGTTGGGGAAGAGCGTCTCCTGGACCGAGACCTCCACCTCCGCGCCCGGCTTGTACATCTGGTCCACGGCCTCCCGGGGGACCAGCAGCTCGGTGAAGCCGGTGTACAGCTCGGTGATCTCGACGCGCTCGGTGTCGTAGTCCTCGGCGATGAGGCCCAGCGCGTCGGCGCGGATGCGCAGGTTGGTGTCCTTGGTGATGAAGACGGCCTGGGTGTCCGGCTCCTTCTTCATCAGGCCGATGGCGACCGCGAGGATGCGGTTGTCCATCAGGTTGCCGTCCACCAGGGGCGGCGGCAGCTCATTGGCCGCGTCGGCGAAGCTCACCCGGAGGAAGCCGCCGTTGGGCAGGGGCACGCCCTCCTTCAGCGAGCCCTCGGTGCGGAACGAGTCCAGGTAGCGGGTCACCAGGCGCGCGTTGCGCCCCAGCTCCGACAAGTCCCGCTTGAACTGGTCGATCTCCTCGATCACGTAGATCGGGATGATGACGTTGTGGTCCTTGAAGCTGTAGATGCTGCGCGGATCGTGGAGGAGGACGTTGGTGTCGAGGATGAAGTTCTTCGGCATCGTGGTGGTTGCGACCTCGAATACGGGTGCGACCGCTTGGACGCTGCAGGGACGACCGTCTAACCGACAATATAGACACCCACTCCCAAGGAAACAGCCGCTTTGCGACCGAGGTACAACGCCCGGTGCTGATTTTGGGGTGTCCTGGGTTGAACCTCCCGACGGTGGTTTCGAGTCCCACCCACCCTCAGCCGGCGGCGAGGGGATCGTAGGCCAGCACCTCGGCCACGGCGTCGGGCGGCGGGCCTGGGGGCATGCGCGCCCAGGGGAAACGGTCCTGGAGCGCCTCGAAGTCGATGGTCAGGGCGGGCTGGGAGTGCTCCTTCACGGCGGCCCGCCAGGGCTTGCCCTCGAAGAAGCGCTCGAGGCGGCGTGAGCCGGCCGCCAGCATGGGGGTGGGCGTGAAGCGAACGGGGACGCCCTCCGCTGCGCGCAGACACTCCAATTCCACGGCCCAGGCATGGAACCAGCGGGGCCAGCGATGCCCCGCTCTCCGGAGCGCCAGGAAGCGCCCGTGCGCGGCGCCATCCACGAAGTGGAAGCGGCGGGCGTAGACCCAGGCGGCGGCGAAGGTGGCGGGCGTGAGCGCCATGCCCTCGGCACCCACGCGGCGGGCCATGAGCAGGAGGATCTCGAGGATCTCCGCCGAGAGCGCCAGCCCGGGGTGGTTCTGGTCGGGCATCGGCGGGCGGTTCCAGTCGAAGGAGCGCCCCGGGTGCTGGAGGACGAAGGAGTCCAGATAGAGCAAGGAGCGGGAATCCAGGGGCGGAGGCAACCCTACCTCGGCGCCGGTGACCTTCCGCAGGCAGATGTCCATCGCCGGCGCGTCGTAGCGCAGGCTCCAGAGCACGATTCGGGGTCGGAACGGGTCCTCGAACGTCAGACGAAACTCGAGCGGCCCTACCCCGCGCTCCTGGATGCGCTGGATCACCCCATACTGGCGCAGGGCGTTCTCCAGCCCGTGGCGGCTGTAGACACCAAAGGCGAGCGCCACCCGCTCGTCGCGCGAGTCCAGCCCCAGCTCCTCGAGGCTCAGCGCGTTGTCCTGTCCGGACGCGGACAGATTCTCCGCGCTCAGGCTCTCGTAGATGCGGCGGAATCGCGAGCCTGTCTGCTGCGTCCGCGCCATCGGCCGCCCTCCCTACACGTACTTGATGGAGACGATGGTGAGCTCGATTTCACCCCGGGGCCGCATCACCTCCACGGTGTCTCCGACGGCCTTGCGCAGCAGCGCCTTGCCAATGGGCGACTCGACGCTGATGCGCCCGCCCTGGGTGTCGATCTCGTCCGAGCCGACGATCTGATAGGTGGTGCGTGCGCCGTCCTCGTCCTCGAGCAGGACGGTGGCGCCGAAGTAGACCCGGCCCTGGTCGGTCTGCTCGGCGGGGGTGACGATGGTGGCGGTGTCCAGGCGCTTGGACAGGAAGCGGATGCGGCGGTCGATCTCGCGCAGGCGCTTCTTGCCGTAGATGTACTCGGCGTTCTCGGAGCGGTCGCCCTGGGCGGCGGCGGCGGAGACCTCGGCGGTGACCTTGGGGCGCTCTTCGTTGAGCAGCCGCAAGAGTTCGCGGTGCATGCGCTCGGCGCCGGCCCGGGTGAGGTAGCGGCGGTGGGCTCCCCCCTGCTCCTCGGCATCCTCTTCCTGCTCTTCCTGCTCTGGGGGTACGTCCTGACGCATGCCTCCTGTATAGCGTCCCGGGGGGACAATGGGAGCCACCCGGGCGGGCAGACGTTCACCGGCGAGCGGGACAGCGCTGTCAGGAAGCCGGGCATGCGCGCGCCAGTGGAAGTCCAGAGAGACTGCTGGTAGACAGCCGGCGGTTGTTGCCTGTACGGCCCTTCGCGAAAAAAGAATAGTGCGAGTCGCTAGCTCAGCTGGTAGAGCACCGGCCTTTTAAGCCGAGGGTCGGGGGTTCGAGCCCCCCGCGACTCATTCATAGCCGTCCCCGTCGTCTAGAGGCCCAGGACGCTGGCCTTTCAAGCCGGTAACACGGGTTCGAATCCCGTCGGGGACACTGCAAGCCGGGGCCGGAAGCTGCTGAAATCTCAGCGGCTTCCGGCCCCGGTGCTTTCAGGCTCCTTCTCGTCTCCAGCATGTCTCCAAAACCGGACGCATAGGAAGAACGGAAGGCCTACTGAGGGGTTGCGGGCTGAAGCGGAGGGGCCGAGGAAGAACTCCGACAGGGCCGATCAAGCAGTGCGCCAGGCCGGTGCATAGTCCGGGCAGCCCTTGGGGTACACGCCTGCCCAGGCCGCGCTCCCATGAGGTGCATGGCACGCGCCTAACTCTCTTGGCTAGGGCGGCTTGAGCCTCAACACCACGCGGTCTGAAGGGGGCTCGCACGCCGAGGCCAAGCTCGCACCTGCCGTGGGCAATCCCAGTTGCTCCACAATCGCTCGCCCCTCTCCCGCTTCCTTCACGGCCCCCAAGACCCGCTGCCTGCCTCCACAGGCAGAGCAGGCGAACACGTCGAACGCGAACGTCCCGCGCAGTAGCTTGGCCCAATCCAAGCGGGGCGGCGCTCCATCCTCGGCTTCTCTAACTTCGCCGCAAAGGCCGAGCTCTCCTACTCCAGCCCCGGCTCCTCCCGCGCTTGATGGACAACCCGCACTGGCGCCACTCTGCCCTCGACTACGAGTCGCCCGCCAATTACGAAGAGAAATACCGGGCTGCTGCCTGATCACGAAAGCCCAGAACGCTCTGTGGAGCAGGGGCAACTTCACCTTCGCGTGCGCGGGCTGGAGGACGGGCATCGCGACTACTTGCCTTGGCACCACAACCGGGTGTTCAAGCACGGAGACCATCATGGCTGAGCGCAAGTGGGGTGCGATTGCGAGCGGAGCCACATTCGAGGCCCTCGCGACAACCGTCGTGTTCTTTGAGGATCCAAAGGCCTCGCTGTTCGGCCGACGCGGAAAGGACGGAGGACAGGACGCCCGCTCGGGCGACGGGATCCGAGTCTTTCAAGCAAAGCACCATGAGAGCGGCTCAGCCGCTTCAGCCATTCGCGACGCCAAGAGAGAAGCGGAGAAGATCGAGA
This window contains:
- a CDS encoding SAM-dependent methyltransferase — encoded protein: MSSAGPFPLYYPGDARRAFGSDEATRRFARVAQLEPGSRVLVLGCGPNNAAVLLARDMGCSVVAADTEDALLAQVRERVRALGLGDRVETRRVDLERLGLPESEFDAILIQGRVFYPLTATLGALRRLLAKRGRIGMTYPARVGRYTAKAALEFWEKRLGAPPLLPRELLLELEAQGYEPESAESLTDLELDNLYREIEGRLDAAPPEQAKVVREEIAIHREQNGKAGVSYAFIIGRRKEPGEKPPASRDRG
- a CDS encoding HP0495 family protein; its protein translation is MKKDGGGTPPAEGEEKKPLIEYPAVYTFKVMGLKDHDFPEYVRTLFKRLMGTEISPDSIREQPSSKGKYVSVSVSVYLLSEEHRRAIYAELHQDKRVIYYL
- a CDS encoding PhoH family protein; its protein translation is MPKNFILDTNVLLHDPRSIYSFKDHNVIIPIYVIEEIDQFKRDLSELGRNARLVTRYLDSFRTEGSLKEGVPLPNGGFLRVSFADAANELPPPLVDGNLMDNRILAVAIGLMKKEPDTQAVFITKDTNLRIRADALGLIAEDYDTERVEITELYTGFTELLVPREAVDQMYKPGAEVEVSVQETLFPNQCVLLKDEINPSHTAMGRYNASKGRVVPLLRTIKEGIWGVRPRNMEQAFVLDLLLNDDIKLVTIVGKAGTGKTLMAIAAGLHKVTEESLYHKLLVSRPIFPLGRDIGYLPGSVEEKLNPWMQPIFDNVEFLMNLSRADKKAGRGYHELVDLGLIEIEPLTYIRGRSIPNQFIIVDEAQNLTPHEVKTIITRVGDNTKIVLTGDPFQIDNPYVDATNNGLVHVVNRFKNEKIAGHITMAKGERSALAELAANLL
- a CDS encoding deacetylase, with translation MARTQQTGSRFRRIYESLSAENLSASGQDNALSLEELGLDSRDERVALAFGVYSRHGLENALRQYGVIQRIQERGVGPLEFRLTFEDPFRPRIVLWSLRYDAPAMDICLRKVTGAEVGLPPPLDSRSLLYLDSFVLQHPGRSFDWNRPPMPDQNHPGLALSAEILEILLLMARRVGAEGMALTPATFAAAWVYARRFHFVDGAAHGRFLALRRAGHRWPRWFHAWAVELECLRAAEGVPVRFTPTPMLAAGSRRLERFFEGKPWRAAVKEHSQPALTIDFEALQDRFPWARMPPGPPPDAVAEVLAYDPLAAG
- the greB gene encoding transcription elongation factor GreB, which codes for MRQDVPPEQEEQEEDAEEQGGAHRRYLTRAGAERMHRELLRLLNEERPKVTAEVSAAAAQGDRSENAEYIYGKKRLREIDRRIRFLSKRLDTATIVTPAEQTDQGRVYFGATVLLEDEDGARTTYQIVGSDEIDTQGGRISVESPIGKALLRKAVGDTVEVMRPRGEIELTIVSIKYV